CACTGGGCCGCCTACTTCATGCTGGGTGTGCCGGAGGAGACTGTCGAGACCATCCGCGAGACGATGGACCTGATCGAGGAAATCGACCCGCCCTTCGTGACCCTCGCGCGGTTCACACCACTGCCGGGCACCGCAATGTACGACGAGGTAGTCGCCGCAGGCCTGCTGAGCCTCGACGAGCAGGACTGGACCTGGGGTCTGAACCAATCGGTGGGACGGTGCTTCTCAAAGCACCTCACGCAGCCGGAGTTCGAGACAATCATGGGCGACATAAGCATCCTTGTCGAACAGCACAACGCGCGCCATGGCACCTCGCACCAGGACCGGCGCCTGGTAGCCCGTCCCCAGGAGGCGGTGCTGGCAACTGTCTGAAGCCATCCGTCGCGCCTCCCGAGCTGGCTGCCCGCCACTGCAGTCTTACAGATACTTCCCAAAGAACTCATGCGCCTTGTTGTTGGCAAACGCATGCTCTCCAGCGGCCAATTGCTCCTCAATGAAGCAACCCGCTGTCCTGCACGCCCATTTCGATCAACAGTGGCCGTGGCGCGATCAGCCCGGCGATGTCCGGCACGCCAAAGTACTTGTAGATGTTCGGAACTGTCTAGCCACGTAACGACTATAGTTGGCTTCGCCACCCCGTTACCTTCCGTGCGGCCCCGTTTTCCCGTCAGCAGGAGGAGATGGGCTGTCTGCGTGGGAACTACCCTACCGCAGCGTTGCGCCGTTTCAGCGTGCCTCGTGCAACTCCTCACTATTCAGGATGGAAAGATGATAATCCTCCACGCCGGCTATCTCGCCGGTGAGCTGATTCTATGGGGCGAGAAACCCGTCGAGCCTGGCGGTGTCGTCCGCGTTCGTCGAGGGCGTCAGCCGCGAGTCCCCAAGCCACTGCCGTCGCCCTATGACGCCGGGGCCTCTGCCGTGAGTGAGGCCCTGCAGGAGGCGGCGGGACTGAAGCTGGGGCCGACGCAGGCCGGAGTGCCGACAGTCGTCTGGCTGCCGACCGTGGCCGGGAAGCCGGCGGCCAATGATGCGCTGATTGCCGAACGTCCGGACCCGGAAGCGCCGGTGTCGCTCGCGCCATGGATGGTAGGTGGACTCGCCCTGGCGCCGCAGCAGTGGGTGGACCTGCTCTGCCGGTGTGGCGACCAGCACACTCTGGCCCCCGGCGTCATCGTCGGCTATGACCTGCGCTACTGGGCCACAGCCCTGCGTTTCGCGGGGGCACTGGTGGCGAGACAGCAGTTTCTGCCTGGTCTGCGGGAGACCGAGGGTGAGTACCGCGCATGCTGGGAGCCGCTGATCACCGGGCCGGAGGTGGAGCGGCTGTCGCAGTTGGCGCGAGCCATGCCGCCGGCTTGCCGGGCTTTGGCGAAGGAGCGGACACCGGCTCCGCAGGCGGCGGCCCGCGAGGTACTGGCGTCCGGAGTGAGCTACCTGCTTGACCCGCTAGTACGCCGTGGCGCCATCACGACGGGGGCCGTAGGGCAGACGTTACGCAGAAAGCCCGGTGCCTCCGAGGTTCTCCACGATCAGTGGCTAAGCGCCCTCCGCTCAGCGGACGGGGTGATGACCGCAAACGCGCGGGACCTCGCAGAGTTCGCTGATCAGGTGAGGACGTGGCGTCATCCGCTGTCGGCGACGGCGGCGGCGCCCTTCCGGCTGTGCTTCCGCCTCGAAGACCCCGGCGTGTGCGGGTCCGAGAGTGGCCTCGTGATGGACCTGTCAAAGACCGGTGCGCCCTGGCGCGTTTCCTACCTGCTGCAGGCTGTTGCTGACCCAAGCCTGTTGGTCCCGGCGGGCGGGGCATGGGACGAGACCAAGCACGGAGTCTTTCAGGCCGCTGACCGGGCCTTCAATCCTAGGGAGCATCTGCTGCTGTCGCTGGGCCAAGCGGCGGGGCTGGGCCCGCGCATCGAGGAGAGTCTGCGAACAGCCGCGCCGACCGGCTACACAACCGACGAAGTCGGCGCCTACGAGTTCCTCTCAGACACGGCGGCGGCCCTCGAACAGGCGGGGTTTGGGGTGCTGCTGCCGGCGTGGTGGACGCGTAAGGGCACCAAGCTGCGCCTGCAGGCGCGCGGCAAGGCTGCCAGCCCGGAAATGCAGGTCCCGGGGACGATGTCGCTGGGCAGCATCGTCGAGTTCAACTGGGAGGTGGCGCTGGGCGACCAGACGCTGTCGCGCAAGGAGTTGGAGGCGCTCGCCAGGCTCAAGACGCCGCTGGTGCGCCTGCGGGGGCAATGGGTGCATATGGGCCGCGAGGAAATCCAGGCGGCGCTGGATTTCTGGAAACAGCGTGAGGCGGAGCCGGTCACCGCGCGTGACGTCCTGCACATGGCGCTGGGGCTGCGCGAGGCGCCCGGTGGCCTACCGGTCAGTGACGTCGCGGCCAGCGGGTGGCTGGGCGAGTTGCTCGGGCGGCTTCAGGGCTCGACGAGTTTCGAGGTTCTGTCGCCGCCGGGCGACCTACGCGCCGACCTGCGCCCCTACCAACTGCGCGGGTACTCGTGGCTCAGCTTCCTCAAACAATGGGGATTCGGCGCCTGCCTGGCCGATGACATGGGCCTGGGCAAGACCCTGCAGGCGCTGGCGCTGATCCAGCGGGAATGGGCGTCGAATGGGAAGCAGCCCGTGCTGCTGGTTTGCCCCACGTCC
The genomic region above belongs to bacterium and contains:
- a CDS encoding ATP-dependent helicase; amino-acid sequence: MIILHAGYLAGELILWGEKPVEPGGVVRVRRGRQPRVPKPLPSPYDAGASAVSEALQEAAGLKLGPTQAGVPTVVWLPTVAGKPAANDALIAERPDPEAPVSLAPWMVGGLALAPQQWVDLLCRCGDQHTLAPGVIVGYDLRYWATALRFAGALVARQQFLPGLRETEGEYRACWEPLITGPEVERLSQLARAMPPACRALAKERTPAPQAAAREVLASGVSYLLDPLVRRGAITTGAVGQTLRRKPGASEVLHDQWLSALRSADGVMTANARDLAEFADQVRTWRHPLSATAAAPFRLCFRLEDPGVCGSESGLVMDLSKTGAPWRVSYLLQAVADPSLLVPAGGAWDETKHGVFQAADRAFNPREHLLLSLGQAAGLGPRIEESLRTAAPTGYTTDEVGAYEFLSDTAAALEQAGFGVLLPAWWTRKGTKLRLQARGKAASPEMQVPGTMSLGSIVEFNWEVALGDQTLSRKELEALARLKTPLVRLRGQWVHMGREEIQAALDFWKQREAEPVTARDVLHMALGLREAPGGLPVSDVAASGWLGELLGRLQGSTSFEVLSPPGDLRADLRPYQLRGYSWLSFLKQWGFGACLADDMGLGKTLQALALIQREWASNGKQPVLLVCPTS